Within the Bacillus sp. 2205SS5-2 genome, the region CAATGATTTCAAACTTAGATGAATTTAGACAAGCAAAAGGAATTCTGCAAGAGGAACAACAAAAATTGGTATCTGAAGGGGTTCAAGTTGCAGAAGCAATCGAAGTAGGCATTATGGTAGAAATACCATCTACTGCTGTAATGGCAGATCTCTTTGCTAAAGAAGTCGATTTTTTCAGCATAGGTACCAATGATTTAATCCAATACACGATGGCTGCTGACCGAATGAATGAGCGTATATCTTATTTATATCAACCATACAACCCAGCTATTCTTCGTTTAGTGAAAATGGTCATTGACGCTGCTCATAAAGAGGGGAAATGGACTGGAATGTGTGGAGAAATGGCTGGCGATGAAATTGCCATACCACTTCTACTTGGTCTCGGATTAGATGAATTCTCTATGAGTGCAACTTCTATTTTAAAAGCTCGCTCACAACTACGTGATCTTTCTAAAGTGGAAATGGAAGCTTTGGCTCAGAATGCGTTACAAATGCATACTAATGACGAAGTGATTGCTGAAGTTAAACGTGTGCTTGAAATGGTGTAATAATAACCTAAATATTCGATTAGGAATATTAAGAGCTGAACATGGAAAGTTAAGGCCGAATGGACTAGATCCAGTCGGTCTTACTTTTTGGGCCTTTACCGAAACTTTGTTGCTTTTACCACAAGGTTCTTTTCGTATACATTGTGGCTCTTTCATCTGATTTTTGACTAAGTCTTTCATTCACTGTTGATTTCCATCAAAAACAGACGAAATGATTTTCGGAGCTTTGAGTAAAGCGGGATATAAAGATCCTAGACATAAAAGAAATAATTAATGATTTATTCGGTTTAGGAAGAGAAAAAGAGGGTATTCTATAATTAAGCATAAAATTGGAGATTTTCACGAATCCCCCCTTTTTCCTTCTGTTGAACCTGAGATATCAGGTTCTTTTTTGGTGTATAATAAAGCAGAATAAACGACTAAGATAAGGTCTATATAGCGGTCGAACATTTGCCTGCCACAACTTAGTATTATGCTTTGTCATTTCATTAGTCAGGAAGGATTGTTTTTATGAAGGTGAAAATTGGGTTTATTGGTCTTGGTGTGATGGGAACAAGTATGGCTAGGAATTTATTAAAAGCGGATTATTCAGTGACCGTATTTACTCGAACAAAAGTGAAAGCTGTTCATATTCTAGAAGAGGGAGCGGAATGGGCTGAAACTCCCAATCAAGTGGTTGAAGTGGCCGATGTTGTTATTACGATGCTTGGATTCCCTACGGATGTGCGCGAAATCTATTTAAGTGAAAATGGTCTCATTCCTAATGGTAGAAGGGGTCAAGTGTTTATTGATATGACCACATCAGAGCCTGCCCTTGCTAAAAAGCTTTATACAGAAGGTGAAAAGTATGGGATACATATAGTAGATGCTCCTGTTTCGGGTGGAGATATAGGAGCTAGAAAAGGGACACTCTCTATTATGGTTGGTGGAGAGGAAGAGGTATTTCGCCAAATTTTACCCATTCTTACTGAAATGGGAGAAAAGATTATCTATCAAGGTTCGGCTGGTGCTGGTCAACACACGAAAATGTGTAACCAAATTGCTATTTGTACTAATATGATAGGTGTTTGCGAGGCATTAGTGTACGGAAACAAAGCGGGTTTAGACTTAGATAGAGTGCTTGAAAGTATCTCTACGGGTGCAGCTGGAAGTTGGTCATTATCGAATTTAGCCCCAAGAATACTGAATCAGGATTTTGAACCAGGATTTTATATTAAACATTTTTTGAAAGATTTGCGAATCGCTCTGTATGAAATCAAAATGATGGATATTGAACTGCCAGGATTATCATTAGCAATCGAACTTTATGAAGACCTTTCGAATCAGGGAGAAGAAAATAGTGGAACTCAGGCTCTCTATAAATTTTGGGGAAAAGAATGATTGATAATCCGTAATATAAATGATCCAATTAGTGGAAATGTATTCCTCTAATGAAAATGAGATGAATTATTATCATGAAATTTTTGTTATTACTACTCTGATGGTGTCTAGAATACCAAATGTTTCTATCGAATAGTAAAAATAAACGCAAGAGTGAGATGGTAAATTAAAGCAGTGAGGTATATACTCACTGCTTTAATTTGTTTAAGAAGTCGTGTAGCCGGTTGAGACCTTCTTCTAAGGATTCCATTGAACAAGCAAAACTTAAACGGAAATATCCCTCCCCGTACTGAGGAAAGGCACTTCCCGGGACAACGGCAACTTTTGCCTCCCGAGCAAGTTGTAATGAAAACTGCAATGAGTTTAGTTCAAGGAAGGCTGGTATTTTTACGAAAAAATAAAAAGCACCATCGGGTAATATCGTCTCAAGTTCCATGTCAATTAATCGCTGATAAACATAATCACGACGCAAGCGATACGTGTTTCGCATCTGGTGACTGTCAGCTTGATTTGAGGATAAAGCCTTCAATGCTGCTTTTTGAGAAATTGATGACGCACACGAAACATTGTACTGATGAACTTTTAGAATATGTTTAGTGATCTTTTCTGGTGCTAAAACGAAACCAATTCGCCAACCGGTCATACTATGTGATTTTGATAACCCATTAATGACAATGGTCTGTTCCTTCAAAAACGAAGCAATGGATACATGAGCAGTATCATAAGATAGCGTACTATATATTTCATCTGCCAAAATAAAGATATCACGCCCTTTCAATAAGTCTGCTATGTCTATTAATTCTTGTCTAGATAGACTCACTCCGGTTGGGTTAGAAGGATAAGGAAGAACTACACAGCGAGTTTTCTCTGTTAAGGATTTTTCAATTAATGATGCTGTTAATTTAAATGAATGTTTACTTGTATCTACGTAAACAGGCGTTGCTTCGCATAATCGGATTAAAGGCTCATAACCTGGATAGACGGGTCCTGGGAGAACCACTTCCGTACCAGGCGACAAAATTGTTCGAAAACTAGCGTCTATTGCTTGTGAGGCTCCTGATGTGACAATGATTTCATCAGGAGAATAGTTAAGCTGGTATTTGTCACAAAAATAATCAACTGCTTTATTTCTTAAGTCTAAGTATCCAGCGTTATGCGTATAGGTAGTATCATTATTTTGAATGGCAGAAATTCCAGCGGCCTTCACTTCTTCAGGTGTGGGGAAGTCTGGTTGTCCAATTGAAAAAGAGATCATACCCTCCATATTTGCAACGAGATTAAAGAATTGGCGAATACCGGAAAGTTCGATTGATTGAACTTGTGAGTTGATAAGGTGTTCCATTAAATTCATCCTTTCAAAGATCATTAGTACTATTTTAACGTAAACAGGGTTAAGAGGAGAAGAGATGGGATAAATATAATTAACCTTCCATTAAGGAGATAAATAAAAAATGATTAGAACTTGTGTAATCAAAAAGAACGGTAAGGCAATAAAGGAGGTCCCGTTACATGCCGTCAATGATGAGGATGTAGCATGGTATTGGGTTGATTTTACCTCTCCTACAACTCAAGAGATAAAAGAATTGTCTCGCTTTTTTCAATTTCACCCTTTAGCGATTGAAGACTGTATCGAAGATTTTAGTCCACGACCGAAAATCGATTTTTACGATCAGTATAATTTCTTATTGCTACATGGAGTGAATCAATCAACATTAGGTGCATTTGAAGTGAATATATTTGTTAACGAACGATTTATCGTCACATTTCATAAAAAGCCAGTAAATGAAGTAAGCAATCTATGGAATCAATTAGAACATGAAGTTTACAAATACTCTCCATATAACATTATGCATTCAATCATTGATAAGTTGGTAGATGATTATTTTTCGCCTGTTTACAAAATAGAGGATCGTCTAAATGCGATAGAAGATCATACTGATGAAAATGCCTCATATGACTTAATGGATGATTTATTTGATGTACGTCATGAAATGTCTAAGCTTCGCCGCTCCCTTATTCCGATGAGAGATTTAGTTTACCGAATATTAAATTCTGAACGTCTTCGTTTTTTAAAAGATGAAGAATTATATTTTAATGATGTTTATGATCACCTTATCAAACTGGTGGAGATGGTAGAATCCTATCGAGAATTTTCTTCGGATATTCGTGATAACTATTTATCAATTAATTCAGACAAAATGAACAATATTATGATGACTTTAACTGTTATGACGACCATTTTTATGCCTCTTACTTTTATTGTAGGGGTTTATGGGATGAACTTTGTCTATATGCCTGAATTAAATACACGGTATGGGTATTTTTTTGTTTGGGGCTTAATGATAGGAATTGCCATTTTAATGTTTAGTTTATTTATGAAAGTGGGCTGGCTACGATTTGGTCGCTCAAGGAAACAAAAAAGAAGGTCTATTAAGCTTTAATGTAAAAAAAGTGATTGTGAAAACTGGTTGTTTTCACAAATGATGTTGCTTTAGTTGCTGAATAAGTACTGTGAAAAAGAAGGGTTTAAGGTGTTTTTCATATTTGAGTGGGCGAATTCAACGGCTGACTCTTTCCTTTTTTGCACAAATTTAAGTGCATTTTTAAGACCAGTAATAACACACTTCTTCAGGGAAGAAACAGATCTGATTGTTTGTTTTTTTTATTAATACCAGAAAAGATGTCTATAGTGCTGTCAATACGTGCTATATTATAAGAAATTAGAGAGAAAGTAGGGAAAATAAATGTCTCATGATAAAGGAATTCTCCTAGAATCTGGCACGAACGAATTAGAAATTGTTGAATTTGAAGTGAATGATAATAAATTTGGTATCAATGTTATTAAAGTGAAAGAAATTATCCAGCCGTTGCCGGTAACAAAAATTCCTCATTCACATTCGTACGTTGAAGGAATTATACAATTGCGAGGCGAGGTTCTTCCGGTCATTGATATGGAAAAGGTTCTTGGGTTAGAGAGAGCTGAAAAGCAAGAACAACAAAAATATATTGTTGCACAATTCAATCAACAAAAAGTGGTGTTTCATGTTCATAATGTCACTCAAATCCATCGAATTTCTTGGAAAGATATTGAGAAACCATCTGATATGTACCATGCTGGAAATACGAAAATAATTGGTGTAGTCAATCAAAATGAGGAGATGATTCTGTTATTAGATTTTGAAAGTATTTTAGTAGAAATCAATCCTGAGTCAGGTATACATATAAATCAAGTGAAAAAACTAGGATCTCGTGAACGATCAAATAAAAAATTGGTAATAGCTGAAGATTCCCCTTTGCTAAGGAAATTACTTCACGACACTCTTAATGAAGCGGGATATATGAATCTTGAGTTTTTTGAAAACGGTCAAGATGCACTCAATTATTTAGAATCTCGTACTTCAGAACCTGGAGATATTGCTGAGAAAGTCCAAATTGTCATTACAGATATCGAAATGCCGCAAATGGATGGTCATCATTTGACAAAGAGAATAAAAGAAAATAATGATTTAGCAAAATTACCAATCATCATTTTTTCATCATTAATTACAGAGGACCTTCGCCACAAAGGGGAAATAGTGGGGGCGCAAGAACAAATCAGTAAACCAGAGATCGAGAGATTAGTCTTGAAAATTGATGAATTAATATTGTAAATAAACGTGATTTCGTATCCCTTTTGCTGGTAATGCTTAAAATATGAGATAATCACGATATTCAGGATTAAGAGATAGGTGTGGGATGGAAAAATGTACAGAAATCTATTCAATCACTAGGTTGAATAGCAATTCGAAAAGTAAATTAAATAAAAAAGGAGTGTACATAGTTTTTTACTTGCACACTCCTTTTATTATTTGGCGGTTTTCGCAAAGGAGTAAATTCCTTTGCTGATATGACATCGTGCCCCTGTTCTAGCGAGAAAACCTTACTGCTAGTTTATTCTTTGTGACAGAATCAACAAAGCTAATAAAAAGAACTTTTTAAAAAAAGCTATCGCCTAATTTTTTGAAAATAGGTTTTTCGTAACCTTTGTTCGCCCGTGGAATATGAGTGGTTTCTTCCTTCAATCCTGTATAATTTTGTAGGGTCTTTTTAGCATCAGTTAGACTCATACGACATTTTGGATTTCGAGTGTGCTCATCAAGATGGCCTAAATGAGGCAATGAATTGAAATCTTCTTTAGAAGGAGGAATGTGAAAAGTATACTCGCCACATCTTACTAAAACATCAGATTGTTGGCGACTGAATTTAGGGTTCTGAGAGAAGTGGAGACCAATTTTCGAGGCGCAGCCTTCTTTAAGCATTTTATGAATAGCTTGTTTTTTTAATGCATATAAAAATTTAGGATTAGGAGCGGTTTTTGCATGTCGATTGACCGTGAAAATAGACTGTGCAATCATTAGTTTTGTTTGTGATTTAGTATGGGGAATTAAATCAGAATTTTTCAAATTGTTGACTCCTTTCTCAAATTATCATTACCTATTATACCATTTTTCTGATAATAAAAAAAGATTCGTGGAAAAGCCTTTTTTAATCCTCGGAAATCGGGGTATAGTAAAAGTAAACATCGGTTTGTAAAGCCATTTTGAAAACTTAATGGCTACAGCATCTTTACAGCTAAAGCGTGGTCTATCTTTGGTAGAAAACGCATTTTAGTTTTTATGAAAGTCTCTATTGTGATACTTTGTGGCTGTGTCCTGAAGAAAGAATAGAATTTCTCTTTTTTTCACTCATCGTGTGTAAAAAATGATTTTGAAGGGAACCCGGAAGTCTACCCATAACGAGATTTATGGACAGATGCGAAAACAACCTGAAGAAAAGATGGAAAATACAAAAATAGGATGATGAGAGTTGAATAAATCAGCAATTGTAGATATTGGGTCAAATACTATCAGATTAGTGATTTATGAATATAGTCCAAATGGCAGCCTAAAAGAAAAAGAGAATGTGAAAGCTGTGGCTCGCCTCAGAACCTACTTAGACGAACAAAACAACTTAACGGAAAAAGGGAAATCGGTTCTCATATCTATTTTATTCAGTTTTAAGGATGTCATTCAATTTCATGGAGTAGAAACAGTCCGTTGTGTGGCTACTGCAACTATACGTCAAGCCGTGAACGCTGATGAAATTGTGAAAGAAATAAGAAGGAAGACGGGTTTCACTATTGAAATTCTTTCAGAGGAAGAGGAGGCTTATTTTGGATTTAAAGCAGCCGTCCATTCTACTTCTATGGTCGAGGGAATTAGTATTGACATTGGTGGAGGGAGTACTGAAATTACATATTTTAAAGACAAAGTGCTCGTTCATACACATAGTTATCCCTTTGGGGTTGTTTCATTAAAACATCAGTTTATTAAAGGTAACCAGATTGGGCACTCAGAAAGAGAATGTCTTCAAGATTTTTTGATTTCACAATTTAATCAACTTCCATGGTTGAGGGACGCTAATGTGAAAATAGTGGCCATCGGTGGAAGTGCTAGAAATGTAGCCCAAATTGATCAGCAAAAAAAGAATTATCCCATTGCTGGTGTACATCAATACGAGATGAATCTTGAAGATATTGGAACGATTAGAGATGAGATATGCTCGCTCACTTATGACGAAATTGAAAAAATAGAAGGTTTGACAAGAGATCGAGCAGACATTATTATTCCAGCCATTGAAGTTTTTTATCAACTTTTTTCATATAGTAGCGCAACCAGTTTTTTATTCAGTCGAAACGGACTTCGTGATGGACTATTAATTGAAGAAAATGAAGACAATATTTCAAATGATAAAATCGAGGAATCTAGTATAAAGGAGCTGGCATATGAATATAGTTTAGATTACAAACACGGTGAGCAAATGGTTTTTTTAACAAGAAAACTGTGGGAAGAACTTGCAAAAGAAGGATATTGGGACTGGGATGAAGAAGACAGTAACATCCTTCAAAGAGCAGCATTTTTATATTACTTAGGCGAGTATATTGATTCTGATTCAAGCTCACAGCATACTTTCTATATCTTAGCCAATAGAAGCATTAACGGTTTTTCTCATAAAAAAAGAGTACAACTTGCATTATTATCCTCTTTTAAAAATAAGTCCACTTTAAAACAATATTTAGAGCCGTTTGAAAAATGGTTTGAGAAAGATGAAATAAAAAAATTAAAAGGGTATGGACCTATATTAAAAACAGCTTATAGTTTAAATGCCACCAAACGAAATGTTGTTAAGGACTTGTGTATCAAGAAAACACTGGAAGGCGACATGCTTTTAACCATTTACACCAAGGGGGATTTATTGGCGGAAAAATACCAATTCGAAAAACAAAAACGTCATTTAGAGAAGTTTCTGAAATGTAGTATTACTCTCGATGTTATCACTACTTAGCATTCTTGGAATATCAATGGAGTTAATCCCAATTTGATAAAGAAGGTGAAAAAATGGAAACGGAA harbors:
- a CDS encoding NAD(P)-dependent oxidoreductase, which translates into the protein MKVKIGFIGLGVMGTSMARNLLKADYSVTVFTRTKVKAVHILEEGAEWAETPNQVVEVADVVITMLGFPTDVREIYLSENGLIPNGRRGQVFIDMTTSEPALAKKLYTEGEKYGIHIVDAPVSGGDIGARKGTLSIMVGGEEEVFRQILPILTEMGEKIIYQGSAGAGQHTKMCNQIAICTNMIGVCEALVYGNKAGLDLDRVLESISTGAAGSWSLSNLAPRILNQDFEPGFYIKHFLKDLRIALYEIKMMDIELPGLSLAIELYEDLSNQGEENSGTQALYKFWGKE
- a CDS encoding aminotransferase A, producing MEHLINSQVQSIELSGIRQFFNLVANMEGMISFSIGQPDFPTPEEVKAAGISAIQNNDTTYTHNAGYLDLRNKAVDYFCDKYQLNYSPDEIIVTSGASQAIDASFRTILSPGTEVVLPGPVYPGYEPLIRLCEATPVYVDTSKHSFKLTASLIEKSLTEKTRCVVLPYPSNPTGVSLSRQELIDIADLLKGRDIFILADEIYSTLSYDTAHVSIASFLKEQTIVINGLSKSHSMTGWRIGFVLAPEKITKHILKVHQYNVSCASSISQKAALKALSSNQADSHQMRNTYRLRRDYVYQRLIDMELETILPDGAFYFFVKIPAFLELNSLQFSLQLAREAKVAVVPGSAFPQYGEGYFRLSFACSMESLEEGLNRLHDFLNKLKQ
- the corA gene encoding magnesium/cobalt transporter CorA, translating into MIRTCVIKKNGKAIKEVPLHAVNDEDVAWYWVDFTSPTTQEIKELSRFFQFHPLAIEDCIEDFSPRPKIDFYDQYNFLLLHGVNQSTLGAFEVNIFVNERFIVTFHKKPVNEVSNLWNQLEHEVYKYSPYNIMHSIIDKLVDDYFSPVYKIEDRLNAIEDHTDENASYDLMDDLFDVRHEMSKLRRSLIPMRDLVYRILNSERLRFLKDEELYFNDVYDHLIKLVEMVESYREFSSDIRDNYLSINSDKMNNIMMTLTVMTTIFMPLTFIVGVYGMNFVYMPELNTRYGYFFVWGLMIGIAILMFSLFMKVGWLRFGRSRKQKRRSIKL
- a CDS encoding chemotaxis protein, with translation MSHDKGILLESGTNELEIVEFEVNDNKFGINVIKVKEIIQPLPVTKIPHSHSYVEGIIQLRGEVLPVIDMEKVLGLERAEKQEQQKYIVAQFNQQKVVFHVHNVTQIHRISWKDIEKPSDMYHAGNTKIIGVVNQNEEMILLLDFESILVEINPESGIHINQVKKLGSRERSNKKLVIAEDSPLLRKLLHDTLNEAGYMNLEFFENGQDALNYLESRTSEPGDIAEKVQIVITDIEMPQMDGHHLTKRIKENNDLAKLPIIIFSSLITEDLRHKGEIVGAQEQISKPEIERLVLKIDELIL
- a CDS encoding YkyB family protein; its protein translation is MIAQSIFTVNRHAKTAPNPKFLYALKKQAIHKMLKEGCASKIGLHFSQNPKFSRQQSDVLVRCGEYTFHIPPSKEDFNSLPHLGHLDEHTRNPKCRMSLTDAKKTLQNYTGLKEETTHIPRANKGYEKPIFKKLGDSFF
- a CDS encoding Ppx/GppA family phosphatase gives rise to the protein MNKSAIVDIGSNTIRLVIYEYSPNGSLKEKENVKAVARLRTYLDEQNNLTEKGKSVLISILFSFKDVIQFHGVETVRCVATATIRQAVNADEIVKEIRRKTGFTIEILSEEEEAYFGFKAAVHSTSMVEGISIDIGGGSTEITYFKDKVLVHTHSYPFGVVSLKHQFIKGNQIGHSERECLQDFLISQFNQLPWLRDANVKIVAIGGSARNVAQIDQQKKNYPIAGVHQYEMNLEDIGTIRDEICSLTYDEIEKIEGLTRDRADIIIPAIEVFYQLFSYSSATSFLFSRNGLRDGLLIEENEDNISNDKIEESSIKELAYEYSLDYKHGEQMVFLTRKLWEELAKEGYWDWDEEDSNILQRAAFLYYLGEYIDSDSSSQHTFYILANRSINGFSHKKRVQLALLSSFKNKSTLKQYLEPFEKWFEKDEIKKLKGYGPILKTAYSLNATKRNVVKDLCIKKTLEGDMLLTIYTKGDLLAEKYQFEKQKRHLEKFLKCSITLDVITT